One window of Lawsonibacter asaccharolyticus genomic DNA carries:
- a CDS encoding peptidyl-prolyl isomerase, producing MTPSAGIRKDMIPVSNPIITIEMENGGVIKAELYPEIAPNTVNNFIHLIQKGFYDGLIFHRVIPGFMIQGGCPDGSGMGGPGWQIKGEFTQNRFPNDLKHDRGVLSMARAMDPNSAGSQFFIMVEQAPHLDGQYASFGKVIEGMEVADAIVSAKRDWNDKPRDPQRMKRVTVETFGVDYPEPEKC from the coding sequence ATGACCCCCTCCGCGGGGATAAGAAAGGATATGATCCCAGTGAGCAATCCCATCATCACCATTGAAATGGAAAATGGCGGCGTTATCAAGGCAGAGCTCTACCCCGAGATCGCGCCCAACACCGTGAACAACTTCATCCACCTGATCCAGAAGGGATTTTATGACGGCCTGATCTTCCACCGGGTCATCCCTGGCTTCATGATCCAGGGCGGGTGCCCTGACGGCAGCGGCATGGGCGGCCCCGGCTGGCAGATCAAGGGGGAATTCACTCAAAACCGCTTCCCCAATGACCTGAAGCACGACCGGGGCGTCCTGTCCATGGCCCGGGCGATGGACCCCAACTCCGCCGGCAGCCAGTTCTTCATCATGGTGGAGCAGGCCCCGCATTTGGACGGCCAGTACGCCTCCTTCGGCAAGGTCATCGAGGGCATGGAGGTGGCCGACGCCATTGTCTCCGCCAAGCGGGACTGGAATGACAAGCCCCGTGACCCCCAGCGCATGAAGCGGGTCACGGTGGAGACCTTCGGTGTGGACTATCCCGAGCCGGAGAAGTGCTGA
- a CDS encoding thiamine pyrophosphokinase, giving the protein MTNDAPLCYVVGAMPLDPGFILTPVPGDLVIAADKGYETLSRLGVHPGLVVGDFDSLGSVPDHPQVLRLPRIKDETDTGFALRQGLKRGYRRFVLLGCLGGRLDHTVANLQLLSWLSAQGAQGVLLGEGEAAAVVTEGTLSFPASMEGFVSVFCAGGTARGVTLEGLKYPLDHAELTSDFPLGVSNEFVGLPARISVEDGSLLVAWEDRGTLDDLLPTLWSD; this is encoded by the coding sequence ATGACAAACGATGCACCGCTCTGCTATGTGGTGGGGGCCATGCCCCTGGACCCCGGTTTCATCCTCACGCCTGTCCCTGGCGACTTGGTCATTGCGGCCGACAAGGGCTATGAGACCCTGTCCCGGCTGGGCGTCCACCCCGGCCTTGTAGTAGGGGATTTCGACTCGCTGGGCTCCGTCCCAGACCATCCCCAGGTCCTCCGCCTCCCCAGGATCAAGGACGAGACGGACACCGGCTTCGCCCTGCGCCAGGGGCTGAAACGGGGATACCGACGCTTTGTGCTGCTGGGCTGTCTGGGCGGGCGTCTGGACCACACGGTGGCCAATCTTCAGCTGCTCTCCTGGCTCTCCGCCCAAGGGGCCCAGGGCGTTCTGCTGGGAGAAGGCGAGGCGGCAGCCGTGGTCACCGAAGGGACGCTCTCCTTCCCCGCCTCCATGGAGGGCTTCGTCTCCGTGTTCTGCGCCGGCGGTACTGCCCGGGGCGTCACCCTGGAGGGTCTGAAATACCCCCTGGACCACGCGGAGCTCACCAGCGACTTCCCCCTGGGGGTCAGCAATGAGTTCGTGGGCCTGCCCGCCCGGATCTCCGTGGAGGATGGCTCCCTTCTGGTGGCCTGGGAGGACCGGGGGACCCTGGATGACCTGCTTCCCACCCTGTGGAGCGACTGA
- a CDS encoding chaperone protein DnaJ, whose protein sequence is MPEQKRDYYEVLGVSKGASDEEIKKAYRKLAKKYHPDMNPGDKEAESRFKEVNEAYEILSNKEKRARYDQFGHAGVDPNYGAGGGGFTGDFGDIDLGDLFGSFFGGFGGGGFGSSAGRRNGPQKGESLRASLTITFEEAAFGCEKEINLNRTEECDACHGSGCESGTTAEICPDCRGTGTVRIQRGAGGFAFTSTAPCSKCRGTGKIIHSPCKACGGAGSVRKQKRIAVTIPAGIDDGQAVSLRGQGNAGKNGGPAGDLIVGVHIQPHPQFQRDGTTVLYEQPISFYQAAMGAELEIPTIDGKVKYNLPAGTQTGTTFRLRGKGIPELRGRGRGDQYVTVRVAVPTGLNGEQKEALRAFAAAMGEIPAQEEEEGLKGFFDKRKRKK, encoded by the coding sequence ATGCCAGAACAGAAGCGAGACTACTATGAGGTCCTGGGCGTGAGCAAAGGGGCCTCTGACGAAGAGATCAAAAAGGCCTACCGGAAGCTAGCCAAAAAATACCACCCGGATATGAACCCGGGGGACAAAGAAGCGGAGTCCAGGTTCAAAGAGGTCAACGAGGCCTACGAGATCCTGTCCAACAAGGAGAAGCGGGCCCGGTATGACCAGTTTGGCCACGCCGGGGTGGACCCCAACTACGGCGCTGGCGGGGGCGGCTTCACTGGAGACTTTGGAGACATTGACCTGGGCGACCTGTTCGGCTCCTTCTTCGGCGGCTTCGGCGGAGGGGGCTTCGGGTCCTCCGCTGGCCGGCGCAATGGCCCCCAGAAGGGAGAGAGCCTGCGGGCCAGCCTCACCATCACCTTTGAGGAGGCCGCCTTCGGCTGCGAGAAGGAGATCAACCTGAACCGCACCGAGGAGTGTGACGCCTGCCACGGCTCCGGCTGTGAGTCAGGGACCACAGCGGAGATCTGCCCTGACTGCCGGGGCACCGGGACCGTCCGCATCCAGCGGGGGGCGGGCGGCTTTGCCTTCACCAGTACGGCGCCCTGCTCCAAGTGCCGGGGGACCGGCAAGATCATCCACAGCCCCTGCAAGGCCTGCGGGGGGGCGGGCAGCGTGAGGAAGCAGAAGCGCATCGCTGTGACCATCCCCGCCGGCATCGATGACGGCCAGGCTGTCTCTCTGCGCGGACAGGGGAATGCAGGCAAGAACGGCGGTCCTGCCGGCGATTTGATCGTAGGCGTCCATATCCAGCCCCATCCCCAGTTCCAGCGGGACGGGACCACGGTGCTGTATGAGCAGCCCATCTCCTTCTACCAGGCGGCCATGGGGGCTGAGCTGGAGATCCCCACCATTGACGGAAAGGTAAAGTACAACCTGCCCGCCGGCACTCAGACCGGCACCACCTTCCGGCTGAGAGGAAAGGGCATCCCGGAGCTTCGGGGCCGCGGGCGGGGCGATCAGTACGTCACCGTCCGGGTGGCGGTGCCCACTGGGTTGAATGGAGAGCAGAAGGAGGCCCTGAGGGCCTTCGCCGCCGCTATGGGGGAGATCCCTGCACAGGAGGAGGAAGAGGGGCTCAAGGGCTTCTTTGACAAGCGGAAACGGAAAAAATAA
- a CDS encoding chaperone protein DnaK yields MSKIIGIDLGTTNSCVAVMEGGEAVVIPNAEGNRTTPSVVAFSKDGERMVGQVAKRQAITNPDRTIISIKREMGSDYKVSIDGKKYTPQEISAMILQKLKADAEAYLGETVSEAVITVPAYFTDAQRQATKDAGKIAGLDVKRIINEPTAAALAYGVDKEESQKVMVYDLGGGTFDVSILDIDDGVIEVLATAGNNRLGGDDFDKCVMDWMAAEFKKTEGIDLTGDKVAMQRLKEAAEKAKIELSGVTSTSINLPYITADATGPKHLDLTLSRAKFDQLTAHLVEATAGPVRQAMNDAGLSGSDIHKVLMVGGSSRIPAVQEMVKKLTGKEGFKGINPDECVAMGAALQGGVFTGDVKDLLLLDVTPLSLGIETMGGVMTKLIERNTTIPVKKSQIFTTAADNQTSVEVHVLQGEREMAQYNKTLGRFHLDGIAPARRGVPQIEVTFDIDANGIVNVSAKDLGTGKEQHITITSSTNMSKDDIDKAVREAEQFAAEDKKQREAADIRNQADQMVFQTEKTLEDMGDKIPASDRNSVESALNHLKETQKGSDVEAIKAATEELTKAFYAVSEKLYQQNGGQAGPGPDMGGANFGGQAGGSGAGPDVVDADYEVVDDDKK; encoded by the coding sequence ATGTCCAAGATCATTGGTATCGACTTAGGTACGACAAACAGCTGTGTGGCTGTCATGGAGGGCGGCGAGGCCGTCGTCATCCCCAACGCAGAGGGCAACCGCACCACCCCCTCTGTAGTGGCATTTTCCAAGGACGGCGAGCGTATGGTGGGCCAGGTGGCCAAGCGCCAGGCCATCACCAACCCCGACCGCACCATCATCTCCATCAAGCGTGAGATGGGCTCTGACTACAAGGTGAGCATCGACGGCAAGAAGTACACCCCTCAGGAGATCAGCGCCATGATCCTTCAGAAGCTGAAGGCGGACGCCGAGGCCTATCTGGGTGAGACCGTCTCCGAGGCGGTCATCACCGTCCCCGCGTACTTTACCGACGCCCAGCGCCAGGCCACCAAGGATGCGGGCAAGATCGCCGGCCTGGATGTGAAGCGGATCATCAACGAGCCCACCGCCGCGGCCCTGGCCTACGGCGTGGACAAGGAGGAGTCCCAGAAGGTCATGGTCTACGACCTGGGCGGCGGCACCTTCGACGTATCCATCCTGGACATCGATGACGGCGTCATCGAGGTGCTGGCCACCGCCGGCAACAACCGCTTGGGCGGCGATGACTTCGACAAGTGTGTCATGGACTGGATGGCCGCCGAGTTCAAGAAGACCGAGGGCATCGACCTCACCGGCGACAAAGTGGCGATGCAGCGCCTGAAGGAGGCCGCCGAGAAGGCTAAGATCGAGCTTTCCGGCGTTACCTCCACCAGCATCAACCTGCCCTATATCACCGCCGACGCCACCGGCCCCAAGCATCTGGACCTGACCCTGAGCCGGGCCAAGTTCGACCAGCTCACCGCCCACCTGGTGGAGGCCACCGCCGGCCCTGTCCGTCAGGCCATGAACGACGCCGGCCTGTCTGGCAGTGATATCCACAAGGTGCTGATGGTGGGCGGCTCCAGCCGTATCCCCGCCGTGCAGGAGATGGTGAAGAAGCTCACCGGCAAGGAGGGCTTCAAGGGCATCAATCCCGATGAGTGCGTGGCCATGGGCGCGGCCCTTCAGGGCGGTGTGTTCACCGGCGACGTAAAGGACCTGCTGCTGCTGGACGTCACCCCCCTGTCCCTTGGCATTGAGACCATGGGCGGCGTGATGACCAAGCTGATCGAGCGCAACACCACCATCCCGGTCAAGAAGAGCCAGATCTTCACCACCGCCGCCGACAACCAGACCTCCGTGGAGGTCCACGTGCTCCAGGGCGAGCGTGAGATGGCCCAGTACAACAAGACCCTGGGCCGCTTCCACCTGGACGGCATCGCCCCCGCCCGCCGGGGCGTGCCGCAGATCGAGGTCACCTTCGACATCGACGCCAACGGCATCGTGAACGTGTCCGCCAAGGATCTGGGAACCGGCAAGGAGCAGCACATCACCATCACATCCTCCACCAACATGTCCAAGGACGACATCGACAAGGCCGTGCGGGAGGCGGAGCAGTTCGCCGCCGAGGACAAGAAACAGCGGGAGGCGGCCGACATCCGCAACCAGGCGGACCAGATGGTGTTCCAGACGGAAAAGACCCTGGAGGACATGGGCGACAAGATCCCCGCGTCCGACAGGAACAGCGTGGAGAGCGCACTGAACCACCTGAAGGAGACCCAGAAGGGCAGCGACGTGGAGGCCATCAAGGCGGCTACCGAGGAGCTGACGAAGGCGTTCTACGCCGTCAGCGAGAAGCTGTATCAGCAGAACGGCGGCCAGGCCGGCCCCGGCCCGGACATGGGCGGCGCCAATTTCGGCGGCCAGGCGGGCGGCAGCGGCGCCGGACCCGACGTGGTGGACGCCGACTATGAGGTCGTGGACGACGACAAGAAATAA
- a CDS encoding transporter MFS superfamily, whose amino-acid sequence MRDPMIRKKACRQCLCLDPAVYALFLTASMCFLFSFVFYLLSFIF is encoded by the coding sequence GTGAGAGATCCCATGATCCGGAAAAAAGCCTGCCGGCAGTGCCTCTGCCTGGACCCGGCCGTCTACGCCCTGTTTCTGACGGCCAGCATGTGTTTCCTGTTCTCTTTTGTCTTTTATCTGCTCTCTTTCATCTTTTGA
- a CDS encoding cysteine desulfurase, which translates to MFHYLDNAATTQTRPEAAQAAVTAMTEEWGNPSSRYAFGQEASGRLKEHRAQVAAGLGCRPEEVYFLSCGTEGDNWAIAAAVEKNRRKGKHIITTAIEHAAVLEPIRELERQGYEVTWLQPDQQGIITAEQVEAALRPDTILVAMMLVNNELGTVLPVAETARAIRAARCPALLHCDAVQGFLKVPFTPEGLGVDTLAVSGHKVHAPKGIGALYIRRGLRLPPLIRGGGQEEGLRSGTEPTAQTAAFAAAVEAGRASLERDLAHMRELKDYAARTLREQVPGLELIGAGTAPHILPVTLPGYKSEVVLRFLSDRGIYVSSGSACHKGKPSHVYAALKLPKPQLDGILRISFSYDTAREDVDALVQGLKEAQAQLFTSLS; encoded by the coding sequence ATGTTTCACTATCTGGACAATGCCGCCACCACACAGACCCGGCCGGAGGCCGCTCAGGCGGCTGTGACCGCCATGACGGAGGAGTGGGGCAACCCATCCTCCCGGTACGCCTTCGGCCAGGAGGCGTCGGGACGGCTGAAGGAGCATCGGGCACAAGTGGCCGCCGGCCTGGGCTGCCGCCCGGAGGAAGTGTACTTCCTCTCCTGCGGCACTGAGGGGGACAACTGGGCCATTGCCGCCGCAGTGGAGAAGAACCGGCGGAAAGGAAAACACATCATCACCACCGCCATCGAACACGCCGCGGTGCTGGAGCCCATCCGGGAGCTGGAACGGCAGGGCTATGAGGTCACCTGGCTCCAGCCGGACCAGCAAGGGATCATCACGGCAGAGCAGGTGGAGGCGGCCCTGCGCCCGGACACCATCCTGGTGGCCATGATGCTGGTGAACAACGAGCTGGGCACCGTCCTCCCGGTGGCCGAGACCGCCCGCGCCATCCGTGCGGCCCGCTGCCCCGCCCTGCTCCACTGTGACGCGGTCCAGGGCTTTCTGAAGGTCCCCTTCACCCCGGAGGGGCTGGGGGTGGACACCCTGGCGGTGAGCGGGCACAAGGTCCACGCTCCCAAGGGCATCGGGGCCCTGTATATCCGCCGGGGGCTGAGGCTGCCGCCGCTGATCCGGGGGGGCGGACAGGAGGAGGGACTGCGCTCCGGCACGGAGCCCACGGCCCAGACCGCCGCCTTTGCCGCCGCGGTGGAGGCGGGGCGGGCCAGCCTGGAGCGGGACCTGGCCCACATGCGGGAACTGAAGGACTACGCCGCCCGCACCCTGCGGGAGCAGGTGCCGGGGCTGGAGCTGATCGGGGCGGGGACCGCCCCACACATCCTCCCTGTCACCCTGCCCGGCTACAAGAGCGAGGTGGTGCTCCGCTTCCTCAGCGACAGGGGGATCTATGTCTCCTCCGGCTCCGCCTGCCACAAGGGCAAGCCCAGCCATGTGTACGCGGCCCTGAAGCTGCCCAAACCCCAGCTGGACGGCATACTGCGGATCAGCTTCTCCTACGACACCGCCCGGGAGGACGTGGACGCCCTGGTCCAGGGGCTGAAGGAGGCTCAGGCCCAGCTGTTCACCAGTTTGTCCTGA
- a CDS encoding transketolase N-terminal subunit, translating to MTASEKKQLMANACKVRMGVIESTYGAKSGHPGGSLSASDLFTYLYFREMKVDPADPKWEERDRFVLSKGHTAPGLYAALALKGFFPWEELKTLRHIGSRLQGHPNMNETPGVDMSTGSLGQGVSAAAGMALAAKYQGKDCRIYTLLGDGEIEEGQPWEAFMFAHQYKLDNLCVIIDNNNLQIDGKITDVMSPYPIPEKLRAFGFQVREIDGHDFEQMESAFDEARATKGVPFAIIMTTIKGKGSPSWRTWQAGTVRPPTTRSTRPPWTS from the coding sequence ATGACAGCCAGTGAGAAAAAGCAACTGATGGCCAATGCCTGCAAGGTGCGCATGGGCGTCATCGAATCCACCTATGGCGCCAAATCCGGCCATCCCGGCGGAAGCCTGTCCGCCTCGGACCTGTTTACCTATCTGTACTTCCGGGAGATGAAGGTGGACCCCGCCGACCCCAAGTGGGAGGAGCGGGACCGCTTCGTCCTTTCCAAGGGACACACCGCCCCCGGCCTGTACGCCGCCCTGGCCCTGAAGGGCTTCTTCCCCTGGGAGGAGCTGAAGACCCTGCGCCACATCGGCAGCCGCCTCCAGGGACACCCCAACATGAACGAGACCCCCGGCGTGGACATGTCCACCGGCTCCCTGGGCCAGGGCGTGTCCGCCGCCGCCGGCATGGCCCTGGCCGCCAAGTACCAGGGGAAGGACTGCCGGATCTACACCCTGCTGGGTGACGGCGAGATCGAGGAGGGCCAGCCCTGGGAGGCCTTCATGTTTGCCCACCAGTATAAGCTGGACAACCTGTGCGTCATCATCGACAATAACAACCTGCAGATCGACGGGAAGATCACCGACGTGATGAGCCCCTACCCCATCCCGGAGAAGCTGCGGGCTTTCGGCTTCCAGGTCCGGGAGATCGACGGCCACGACTTCGAGCAGATGGAGTCCGCCTTTGACGAGGCCAGAGCCACTAAGGGCGTCCCCTTCGCCATCATCATGACCACCATCAAGGGCAAGGGGTCTCCTTCATGGAGGACGTGGCAGGCTGGCACGGTAAGGCCCCCAACGACGAGGAGTACAAGACCGCCATGGACGAGCTGA
- a CDS encoding transketolase C-terminal subunit, translated as MADVKKIATRDSYGSALAELGASHPDLIVFDADLAGATKTAVFKKAFPDRHFNCGIAEADMMSAAAGAAAMGLVPFASSFAMFAAGRAFEQVRNSIGYPHLNVKIGATHGGISVGEDGASHQCCEDFALMRTIPGMVVMSPSDDVEARAMVKAAYEHEGPVYMRFGRSAVPVFHEEDGFTFQIGKGEVLMDGSDVAIIATGLLSYEALEAGKALKEAGISARIINMATIKPLDEELVLKAAQECGKIITCEEHSVIGGLGEAVCALLSEKCPTLVRRIGVNDEFGHSGPAADLLKQFGLSAEHIVEVAKDFCGK; from the coding sequence ATGGCAGATGTGAAGAAGATCGCGACCCGGGACAGCTATGGCAGCGCGCTGGCTGAGCTGGGCGCCTCCCATCCCGACCTGATCGTGTTCGACGCCGACCTGGCCGGCGCCACCAAGACCGCCGTATTCAAGAAGGCGTTCCCCGACCGCCACTTTAACTGCGGCATCGCCGAGGCGGATATGATGTCTGCTGCCGCCGGCGCCGCCGCCATGGGACTGGTCCCCTTTGCCTCCAGCTTCGCCATGTTTGCCGCCGGCCGCGCCTTTGAGCAGGTGCGCAACTCCATCGGCTACCCCCACCTGAATGTGAAGATCGGTGCCACTCACGGCGGCATCTCCGTGGGCGAGGACGGGGCCTCCCACCAGTGCTGTGAGGACTTCGCCCTGATGCGCACCATCCCCGGCATGGTGGTCATGTCCCCCTCCGACGACGTGGAGGCCCGGGCCATGGTGAAGGCGGCCTATGAGCATGAGGGCCCCGTGTACATGCGCTTCGGCCGCTCCGCCGTGCCGGTGTTCCACGAGGAGGATGGCTTCACCTTCCAGATCGGCAAGGGCGAGGTGCTCATGGACGGCTCCGACGTGGCTATCATCGCCACCGGCCTGCTCTCCTATGAGGCGCTGGAGGCGGGCAAGGCCCTGAAGGAAGCCGGGATCAGCGCCCGGATCATCAACATGGCCACCATCAAGCCTCTGGACGAGGAGCTGGTGCTGAAGGCGGCCCAGGAGTGCGGAAAGATCATCACCTGCGAGGAGCACTCCGTCATCGGCGGCCTGGGTGAGGCGGTGTGCGCCCTGCTCAGCGAGAAGTGCCCCACCCTGGTGCGCCGCATCGGTGTCAACGACGAGTTCGGACACTCCGGCCCCGCCGCCGACCTGCTCAAGCAGTTCGGCCTGAGCGCGGAGCATATCGTGGAGGTCGCCAAGGACTTCTGCGGCAAATAA
- a CDS encoding heavy metal-translocating P-type ATPase — MTKKQKKMLSRILISAVLFLLLYTVPVQGVVRLLLYLIPYAVIGWDVLWRAVKNIRNGQVFDENFLMSIATIGAFGCGEYPEAVAVMLFYQVGELFQSVAVGRSRQSIAALMDIRPDYANMERDGQLVQVDPDEVAVGDTIVIKAGERVPLDGIVTQGNSALDTAALTGESLPRDVAAGDEVISGCVNLSGLLHVRVTRPFGESTVAKILDLVENSSEKKAKAEHFITKFARYYTPAVVFAALALAVIPSLLLEGGWGVWVPRALNFLVVSCPCALVISIPLSFFGGIGGASKHGILVKGSNYLEALARAGIVVFDKTGTLTRGTFEVTVIHPQQLSEQELLELAALAEHFSTHPISLSIQAACRPAPDPARVTDVKEIAGRGVQAVVDGRTVLAGNQKLMDQFQISFEDRCRHMGTIIHVAVDGEYAGHIVISDQPKPEATQALSDLKAAGVRRTVMLTGDAQSAAEGVARELGLDEFHAELLPGDKVDQVERLLAQKQPKENLVFVGDGINDAPVLSRADIGVAMGALGSDAAIEAADIVLMDDDLSKLAQAVRIARKTLSIVRQNIVFALAVKGLVLVLSALGYVGMWWAVFADVGVSVLAILNASRMLRAK; from the coding sequence GCTGTTATCGGCTGGGATGTACTGTGGAGGGCGGTGAAGAACATCCGCAACGGCCAGGTCTTTGACGAAAACTTTCTCATGTCCATCGCCACCATCGGCGCTTTCGGCTGCGGGGAGTACCCCGAGGCCGTGGCCGTCATGCTCTTCTATCAGGTGGGCGAGCTCTTCCAGAGCGTGGCTGTGGGGCGCAGCCGGCAGTCCATCGCCGCCCTGATGGACATCCGTCCTGACTATGCCAATATGGAACGGGACGGCCAGCTGGTCCAGGTGGACCCGGATGAGGTGGCGGTGGGAGACACCATCGTCATCAAGGCCGGCGAGCGGGTCCCCCTGGATGGCATAGTCACCCAGGGAAACAGCGCGCTGGATACCGCCGCCCTCACCGGGGAATCCCTTCCCCGGGACGTAGCCGCCGGGGACGAGGTGATCAGCGGCTGTGTCAACCTGTCCGGCCTGCTCCATGTCCGGGTCACCAGGCCCTTTGGGGAATCCACCGTGGCCAAGATCCTGGACTTGGTGGAGAATTCCAGCGAAAAGAAGGCCAAGGCGGAACACTTTATCACTAAATTCGCCCGGTACTACACCCCCGCCGTGGTTTTTGCCGCCCTGGCCCTGGCCGTTATCCCCTCCCTGCTGCTTGAGGGAGGCTGGGGCGTGTGGGTCCCCAGAGCGCTGAACTTCCTGGTGGTGTCCTGCCCCTGCGCCTTGGTGATCTCCATCCCCCTCAGCTTCTTCGGCGGCATCGGCGGTGCCTCCAAGCATGGCATTCTGGTGAAGGGCAGCAACTACCTGGAGGCCCTGGCTCGGGCAGGCATCGTGGTCTTTGACAAGACCGGCACCCTCACCCGGGGCACCTTCGAGGTCACGGTGATCCACCCCCAGCAGCTCAGCGAACAGGAACTGTTGGAGCTGGCCGCCCTGGCGGAGCATTTCAGCACCCATCCCATCTCTCTGTCCATCCAGGCCGCCTGCCGGCCCGCCCCAGACCCGGCCCGGGTCACCGACGTCAAGGAGATCGCCGGCCGGGGCGTCCAGGCCGTGGTGGATGGCAGGACCGTGCTGGCCGGCAATCAGAAACTGATGGACCAGTTCCAGATCTCCTTTGAGGACCGCTGCCGCCACATGGGCACCATCATCCACGTGGCGGTGGATGGGGAATACGCCGGTCACATCGTCATCTCCGACCAACCCAAGCCGGAGGCCACCCAGGCCCTTTCTGACCTGAAGGCCGCCGGAGTCCGCCGCACGGTCATGCTCACCGGCGACGCCCAGAGCGCCGCCGAGGGCGTGGCCCGGGAGCTGGGTCTGGATGAGTTCCACGCCGAGCTGCTGCCCGGAGACAAAGTGGACCAGGTGGAGCGCCTGCTGGCCCAGAAGCAGCCCAAGGAAAATCTTGTTTTTGTGGGGGACGGCATCAACGATGCCCCCGTCCTCTCCCGGGCGGACATCGGTGTGGCTATGGGAGCGCTGGGCTCTGATGCGGCCATCGAGGCGGCGGACATCGTGCTTATGGACGATGACCTCTCCAAGCTGGCCCAGGCGGTGCGCATCGCCCGCAAGACCCTGTCCATCGTCCGTCAGAACATCGTCTTCGCCCTGGCGGTGAAGGGGCTGGTGCTGGTCCTGTCCGCTCTGGGCTATGTGGGCATGTGGTGGGCCGTCTTCGCCGACGTGGGCGTCTCGGTCCTGGCCATCCTCAACGCCAGCCGGATGCTGCGGGCAAAATGA